One window of Psychrobacillus sp. FSL H8-0483 genomic DNA carries:
- a CDS encoding sodium:alanine symporter family protein yields the protein MDAILETIVGWLWGLPLIVTVLFVGVYFTIGSKLFQFGYLPHIYKQTFGKVFSKRDKSEDSKGLLTPFQAVSTAIGGSVGVGNIGGVATAIAIGGPGAVFWMWITALLGMITKTVEVTLSVYYRNTDEKGNPYGGPTYYMEKGLGEEKNFKYWKVPAILFGIGIFTTFFITLQNYTISEALSSTFNIGMIPASFIYLTIIYIIIYGGIKRIGEIASLLVPFMCMFYVIAGLFIIFKNYTEIIPVFALIFDSAFSGMAAVGGFTGAVIAQVIRMGVARAVYSNEAGWGTSPMIHSTAKTDHPIKQGMWGSVEVFVDTIIVCSITAFTIIITGVWSSGLDGAALTLSAFEIGIGEFGRIILTVSIFLFGLTTSTGWYTYYEILLRHVFNTEKKITLKYKILTLFKWLYPVPGFLMVVYAVTYNLPGKAVWYFADITTAIPTFVNLVVILILSKKFFELLRDYKARYLNIGTIDPNFSVFYEDEVKKRKKK from the coding sequence ATGGATGCAATACTTGAAACGATTGTCGGGTGGTTATGGGGATTACCACTCATTGTTACTGTTTTATTTGTTGGTGTATATTTCACAATAGGCAGTAAGTTATTCCAGTTCGGCTATTTACCTCATATTTATAAACAGACTTTCGGAAAAGTATTTTCCAAACGAGACAAATCCGAGGACTCGAAAGGACTATTAACACCATTTCAAGCTGTAAGTACGGCGATTGGTGGCAGTGTCGGAGTAGGGAATATAGGAGGTGTCGCTACAGCGATTGCAATTGGTGGGCCTGGAGCAGTTTTTTGGATGTGGATCACTGCTCTTCTAGGAATGATAACAAAAACCGTAGAAGTAACATTATCCGTCTACTACCGGAATACGGATGAAAAAGGAAATCCATATGGCGGACCTACTTACTATATGGAAAAAGGGCTTGGGGAAGAAAAGAACTTTAAGTATTGGAAAGTACCTGCCATTCTTTTTGGTATCGGCATTTTTACAACGTTTTTTATTACGCTACAAAACTATACTATTTCGGAAGCGTTAAGCTCTACATTTAATATTGGAATGATACCCGCTTCGTTCATTTATTTAACGATTATTTATATTATTATTTACGGTGGAATTAAGCGAATTGGGGAGATTGCATCTTTACTCGTTCCTTTTATGTGTATGTTTTACGTTATAGCAGGTCTGTTTATTATCTTCAAAAATTATACTGAAATTATTCCTGTTTTCGCATTAATATTCGATAGTGCATTTTCCGGTATGGCAGCTGTCGGTGGTTTTACCGGTGCTGTTATTGCTCAAGTAATCCGGATGGGGGTTGCAAGGGCTGTTTATAGTAATGAGGCAGGCTGGGGAACTTCTCCGATGATTCACTCCACAGCGAAAACAGATCACCCGATAAAACAGGGGATGTGGGGATCAGTAGAAGTATTTGTTGATACCATTATTGTCTGTTCGATTACTGCTTTTACAATTATCATCACAGGCGTATGGTCTTCTGGACTTGATGGTGCGGCATTAACCTTGTCCGCATTTGAAATTGGGATTGGTGAGTTCGGTAGAATAATTCTTACCGTGTCTATCTTTTTGTTTGGATTGACAACTTCCACAGGCTGGTATACGTACTATGAAATATTGTTAAGGCACGTATTTAATACAGAAAAAAAGATTACCTTAAAATATAAAATTCTAACTCTATTCAAGTGGCTTTACCCTGTACCAGGTTTTTTAATGGTTGTATATGCAGTAACGTATAACCTTCCAGGAAAAGCGGTTTGGTATTTTGCTGATATTACAACGGCAATCCCTACATTCGTAAACCTAGTCGTTATTTTAATACTAAGCAAAAAATTCTTTGAGCTACTTCGGGATTATAAAGCGAGGTATTTAAATATCGGTACCATCGACCCAAATTTCAGTGTCTTCTACGAAGATGAAGTGAAGAAACGGAAAAAGAAGTAG
- a CDS encoding amidohydrolase, whose product MNPNEPMAQSIVTSNERIVEIGNNEDMLLQWGRNGTTIIDLEGRTVLPGLIDSHLHISSVGINSQELDLTGVKSRDKLLAAVRGKAASIHPDEWILGRGWDENIFPDKRIPTIEELDYVAPFSPLFLPRICGHAFLVNSRALAQCGYHSNMAIPYGGTVVLEPTTKKPTGLLLETASNIVTKHIPKKNYNQLKSAVKTALDDAVRLGLTGIHTNDPNYLDGANQTYKLFDELVNQEGIGPRSNLLIDYTYLDELKSSGMFAGYGNNKVMIGAIKFYADGALGGRTALLSKTYEDDPGNFGNAMYNNEEIYRMIQVVREYKMPVAIHTIGDQALTNVLDALDQFEPVRHRDRLIHVSVLNEELISRLKNPHRIADIQPKFVPSDYPWIVDRLGEDRSNYSYPFKKLLQAGVWCAGGSDAPIEPLNPLLGIHAAVTRKKHGDIHNGFNEQERLSMYEAVQLFTLGGAYATNEEMDKGTLEIGKLCDMTVLSRNPFSMDSADELLTTDVEMTVIGGEVKYRK is encoded by the coding sequence ATGAATCCTAACGAACCTATGGCACAATCTATTGTTACAAGTAATGAAAGAATCGTTGAGATAGGCAATAACGAAGATATGCTTCTTCAATGGGGGAGAAATGGAACAACAATTATTGACTTAGAAGGGAGAACCGTCCTTCCAGGTTTAATAGATAGTCACCTCCACATTTCGAGTGTAGGCATTAATTCGCAAGAGTTAGATCTTACTGGTGTAAAGTCAAGAGATAAACTATTGGCTGCAGTTAGAGGGAAGGCTGCATCCATACATCCTGATGAATGGATATTAGGTCGTGGATGGGATGAAAATATTTTTCCGGATAAACGAATTCCAACTATAGAAGAACTTGATTATGTCGCTCCTTTTTCTCCTCTTTTCTTGCCAAGAATATGCGGACATGCATTTTTGGTCAATAGCAGAGCGCTAGCACAATGCGGATATCACTCCAATATGGCAATTCCATATGGTGGTACTGTCGTCTTAGAACCTACTACAAAAAAACCTACCGGTCTGTTATTGGAGACTGCTTCAAATATTGTTACAAAACATATCCCTAAAAAGAATTACAATCAGTTAAAAAGTGCAGTAAAAACGGCACTCGATGACGCTGTTCGCCTCGGCTTAACGGGTATTCACACAAATGATCCGAATTATTTAGATGGTGCAAATCAAACTTATAAACTATTCGATGAGCTAGTAAACCAAGAAGGAATTGGTCCGAGAAGTAACCTTTTAATAGACTATACCTATTTGGACGAACTGAAAAGCTCTGGAATGTTTGCTGGCTATGGAAATAACAAGGTAATGATTGGAGCAATTAAGTTTTATGCGGATGGTGCTTTAGGGGGGCGTACAGCTCTTCTTTCAAAGACATACGAAGACGACCCAGGAAATTTCGGAAATGCCATGTATAACAATGAGGAAATATATCGAATGATTCAAGTGGTAAGAGAATATAAAATGCCAGTTGCAATTCATACCATTGGAGATCAAGCTTTAACAAATGTGTTAGATGCATTAGATCAATTTGAACCTGTTAGACATCGTGATAGGCTCATCCATGTTTCTGTTTTGAATGAAGAATTGATTAGTAGACTTAAGAATCCTCATCGTATTGCTGACATTCAACCCAAATTTGTTCCAAGTGATTATCCTTGGATTGTTGATAGATTAGGTGAAGATAGATCAAATTATTCTTATCCGTTTAAAAAACTTCTTCAAGCTGGTGTATGGTGTGCAGGAGGTTCTGATGCCCCGATTGAGCCACTAAATCCACTGCTTGGTATTCATGCTGCTGTAACACGAAAGAAACATGGGGATATTCACAACGGTTTCAATGAGCAAGAAAGATTATCGATGTACGAGGCTGTTCAATTATTTACGTTAGGAGGTGCCTACGCAACAAACGAGGAGATGGACAAAGGAACACTCGAAATTGGTAAACTTTGCGATATGACTGTCCTGTCACGTAATCCATTTTCCATGGACAGTGCTGACGAGCTTTTGACAACCGATGTGGAGATGACAGTTATCGGGGGAGAAGTGAAGTACCGAAAATAA